In Cycloclasticus sp., a single genomic region encodes these proteins:
- the mltG gene encoding endolytic transglycosylase MltG, whose amino-acid sequence MMRRLIAIAIIVFSLTAGWFWMLYEDSINGSYISDEMGSVVVSIERGQNLNQIISTLNKKGVVDGRWFKWLVRFEGAANKIQAGEYEFSPGLTPKQILGFLVIGKVNQYAISIIEGQTFKEVLSDIQEHSAIKKTLPVGADMASYLELLNIPEHHLEGMLLPETYFFIKNTTDAEVITRAYRSMQVFVNSAWPNRDKKKVIGNVYDALILASIVEKETGVASERKKIAGLFIRRLEIGMKLQTDPTVIYGMGNRYKGDIRYRDLREDTPYNTYTRFGLPPTPIAMPSKAAIEAVLHSEKTKSLYFVASGGGRHTFSENLKQHNAAVDKYQRKK is encoded by the coding sequence ATGATGAGGCGCTTAATTGCTATAGCTATTATTGTTTTTAGCTTAACAGCTGGATGGTTTTGGATGCTTTACGAAGATTCGATTAATGGCTCATATATTTCTGACGAAATGGGTTCGGTCGTTGTTAGTATCGAAAGAGGGCAAAACCTAAACCAAATTATTTCAACACTTAATAAAAAAGGTGTAGTTGATGGTCGTTGGTTTAAATGGCTTGTTCGATTCGAAGGTGCGGCAAATAAAATACAGGCGGGTGAATACGAGTTTTCTCCGGGCTTAACACCTAAGCAGATATTAGGCTTTTTAGTTATCGGCAAGGTCAATCAATACGCAATTTCTATTATTGAAGGGCAGACCTTTAAAGAAGTATTGAGCGATATTCAAGAACACAGCGCGATTAAAAAGACTCTGCCGGTTGGCGCTGATATGGCTAGTTATTTAGAATTACTTAATATCCCGGAACACCATTTAGAGGGGATGTTATTGCCTGAAACGTATTTTTTCATTAAAAATACTACTGATGCAGAGGTGATTACACGTGCGTATCGTTCGATGCAAGTCTTCGTTAATTCAGCGTGGCCTAATAGGGATAAGAAAAAGGTGATTGGCAATGTTTACGACGCACTTATTTTGGCCTCTATCGTTGAGAAGGAAACAGGTGTGGCGTCTGAACGTAAGAAAATAGCCGGATTGTTTATTCGCAGACTTGAAATAGGCATGAAATTACAAACTGATCCAACGGTTATTTATGGCATGGGCAATCGTTATAAAGGTGACATAAGGTATCGGGATTTACGCGAAGATACGCCTTACAATACATATACGCGTTTTGGCTTACCACCAACACCCATTGCGATGCCTAGCAAAGCAGCTATTGAGGCTGTTTTACATTCGGAAAAAACAAAGAGTTTATATTTTGTGGCGAGTGGAGGTGGTCGACATACTTTTTCGGAAAACCTCAAACAGCATAATGCAGCAGTCGATAAATACCAGCGGAAAAAATAG
- the tmk gene encoding dTMP kinase, whose protein sequence is MMGKFLTLEGVEGVGKTTNLNFIANYLETAGKEVVITREPGGTSIAEKIRGLLLDHNEETLCNESELLLMFAARAQHINKVIKPALNTGKWVVCDRFTDATYAYQGGGRHFKMDDISWIENFVQKGLSPDKTVLLDLSVEIGLKRAASRSAPDRFETEKQSFFENVREVYLDRANAEPKRFFVVDASQTIEQVQKNITTCLDEMLMNE, encoded by the coding sequence GTGATGGGAAAATTTTTAACTCTTGAAGGTGTAGAGGGCGTTGGTAAAACAACTAACCTTAATTTCATCGCGAATTATTTGGAAACGGCAGGTAAAGAGGTCGTTATCACAAGAGAACCGGGTGGAACGAGTATAGCCGAAAAAATTAGGGGGCTACTGTTGGATCATAATGAGGAAACATTATGTAATGAGTCAGAGCTTTTATTGATGTTTGCGGCACGCGCTCAACACATCAATAAAGTAATTAAGCCGGCTTTAAATACTGGAAAGTGGGTTGTTTGTGATCGTTTTACTGACGCAACGTATGCCTATCAGGGCGGTGGTCGCCATTTTAAAATGGATGATATCAGCTGGATAGAAAACTTCGTTCAAAAGGGCTTATCACCGGATAAAACGGTGCTGTTAGATTTATCCGTTGAAATTGGTTTAAAGCGGGCGGCGAGTAGAAGTGCCCCAGATCGTTTTGAGACAGAGAAACAGTCTTTTTTTGAGAACGTGCGGGAGGTGTATTTAGATAGAGCAAACGCCGAACCCAAAAGGTTTTTTGTTGTCGATGCCTCTCAAACAATTGAACAAGTACAGAAAAATATAACCACCTGTCTAGATGAAATGTTGATGAATGAATAG
- the holB gene encoding DNA polymerase III subunit delta' — MNSSPNLIYPWLQLYWDQLSRYLQQDRLPSALMLVGGEGLGLSHLAKSFANRSLCISPNEAAQACGVCESCVLFNAGNYPDFFHLEPEEGKTSIKIDAIRQLSASLALSAQYTKTRVVIIDPADAMLHQASNSLLKTLEEPSENTCLILIAHKPSKIPVTIRSRCQLVTVKNIDLLQAQSWLRELGCPSSEQYLNLASGLPLLAYDLWKKEALDIRAALFKDFLALIAGRLDPLLFAEKCISLKGMPVLKWMMSWLTDAIKYTHSSSGLELINTDLVAGLKVLVGKLHLKSIHNLLDGLVRLSALESSQVNQQLMLEEFAIQCYSLTVK; from the coding sequence ATGAATAGTAGCCCAAACCTCATTTACCCATGGCTTCAGCTTTATTGGGACCAGTTATCTCGCTACTTACAGCAGGATAGACTACCCAGTGCGCTAATGTTGGTTGGTGGTGAAGGTTTAGGCTTATCGCATTTAGCTAAGTCTTTTGCTAACCGTAGTCTTTGTATCTCGCCAAACGAAGCTGCTCAAGCGTGTGGTGTATGTGAGTCTTGCGTGTTATTCAATGCTGGAAATTACCCAGACTTTTTTCACCTAGAGCCAGAAGAAGGTAAAACGAGCATTAAAATAGATGCAATACGTCAGCTCAGCGCGTCGTTAGCACTGAGTGCTCAATACACAAAAACACGGGTAGTGATTATTGATCCAGCAGACGCAATGCTACATCAGGCCTCCAATAGCTTACTGAAAACCTTAGAAGAACCTAGTGAAAACACCTGCTTAATTTTAATAGCACATAAACCATCAAAGATACCCGTCACGATACGTAGCCGCTGCCAGCTTGTGACGGTGAAAAATATCGATTTATTACAAGCGCAATCATGGCTCCGTGAACTAGGCTGCCCATCGTCTGAACAATACCTTAATTTGGCCAGTGGTTTACCTCTGTTAGCTTATGATTTATGGAAAAAAGAAGCGCTAGATATTAGAGCTGCTTTATTTAAGGATTTTCTCGCGTTAATAGCAGGAAGGTTAGATCCGTTATTGTTCGCTGAAAAATGTATTAGCTTAAAAGGTATGCCTGTTTTAAAATGGATGATGTCATGGTTAACAGATGCGATTAAATATACACATAGTTCTAGCGGTTTAGAATTAATAAACACTGATCTGGTGGCGGGCTTGAAAGTTCTAGTAGGGAAGCTACACTTAAAAAGCATACATAATTTATTGGATGGATTAGTTCGGTTGTCGGCGTTAGAATCTAGCCAAGTAAATCAACAATTAATGTTAGAAGAGTTTGCGATACAGTGTTACTCACTAACGGTTAAATAA
- a CDS encoding PilZ domain-containing protein, giving the protein MATNRNESRQGILSLTIKDKNALYAAFMDYVDGGGLFIPTHKKYSLGDEVFMLLSLMGEVERIPVAGKIIWITPMGAEGSRSNGVGVQFNDQDGGAARAKIETYLAGTSGTGRPTHTM; this is encoded by the coding sequence ATGGCTACTAATAGGAATGAATCGCGCCAAGGAATTTTATCTTTAACGATTAAAGATAAAAATGCCTTATATGCCGCATTTATGGATTATGTGGACGGCGGTGGTTTGTTTATTCCTACGCATAAAAAATATAGTCTCGGTGACGAGGTTTTTATGCTGTTGAGTTTAATGGGTGAGGTAGAGCGTATACCAGTTGCTGGAAAGATTATATGGATTACGCCAATGGGCGCTGAAGGCTCACGCTCTAATGGAGTAGGCGTACAATTTAATGATCAAGACGGTGGCGCTGCTCGTGCAAAGATAGAGACCTATTTAGCAGGGACTTCTGGAACAGGCCGGCCCACACATACTATGTAG
- a CDS encoding TatD family hydrolase yields MFIDSHCHLDRVDLEPYSNNVADYLEATKADLLDHMLCVSINWEDYPAMRDLVAHHAKISLSVGVHPNELDGHNPSVEELVEVALADNAVAIGETGLDYYRLENESDVGSQQQRFRNHITAAKQTNKPIIIHTRDAREDTIRIMQEEGAGETGGVLHCFTEDWDMAKKALDLNFYISFSGIVTFKNAKQVHEVAKKVPNDRFLIETDSPYLAPVPKRGKPNYPNYVKYVAERMAELRGLPLASVANITSKNYDTLFNR; encoded by the coding sequence ATGTTTATAGATTCACATTGCCACCTAGACCGGGTTGACCTAGAACCCTATTCAAATAATGTAGCTGACTATTTAGAAGCGACAAAAGCTGATTTACTGGATCATATGTTATGCGTGTCTATTAATTGGGAAGATTATCCAGCGATGCGTGACTTAGTCGCTCATCATGCGAAAATTTCATTGTCGGTAGGGGTTCACCCAAATGAACTAGATGGTCATAACCCAAGTGTTGAAGAGTTAGTTGAGGTGGCGCTGGCTGATAATGCCGTTGCTATTGGAGAAACGGGTTTAGATTATTACCGACTTGAAAATGAGTCCGATGTGGGAAGTCAACAACAGCGTTTTCGCAATCATATTACAGCGGCAAAACAAACCAATAAGCCTATTATTATCCATACGCGTGATGCTAGAGAAGATACGATTAGGATCATGCAGGAAGAAGGTGCTGGCGAAACAGGCGGTGTTTTGCACTGTTTTACGGAAGATTGGGATATGGCGAAAAAAGCCTTAGACCTGAATTTTTATATCTCTTTTTCAGGTATTGTGACGTTTAAAAATGCTAAGCAAGTTCACGAAGTAGCAAAAAAAGTCCCAAATGACCGTTTTTTGATAGAAACTGATTCGCCTTATCTTGCTCCAGTCCCTAAGCGTGGAAAGCCGAATTACCCTAATTATGTTAAGTATGTGGCGGAGAGAATGGCCGAGTTAAGAGGCCTACCGTTAGCTAGCGTCGCTAATATCACTTCTAAGAATTACGATACACTGTTCAATCGTTGA
- a CDS encoding MinD/ParA family protein: MNKPKAKVITISSGKGGVGKSSTATNLALSLAALNKKVCVFDADASLANINILLGIQPKFTLQHLLKGEKSLKDIIIDGPRGLKIVPGATGIAEYAHLSDEQKTILLAALDKLQQEFDYLIIDTAAGIADDVLDFIKASQFSIIIITPEPTSLTDSFSLLKVLKRSNYNRTSYILVNMAMDFDNSQSIYKRFESAVKKYIEVDISYLGYIQVDEAMISSVSLQCPTVLLSPDSKATACFKKLALGLDEETNGSPIDSFSDFWRQQGGFDNASIETPSESPRNTFILEPKKTDHTTQTPTPPLDFAQAAAFCIKELSSGGLSEQETITFCDTIKQYQSQQVEEQPEPSSQITPSSVREFYNYLEQNSFPKDDIREVVATLEQVYFEKYGQSLSSLDSTTLKLFSQFSGSEEDLLFVNQRLSDCFQRQFDKPLYDVIEHIQGLASSDEFDRQAFEKTLNQLLTAYQQRFSDSYKTKADEDLELAEKEITALQEKLNALKIELSNANNTLVEKNALLKKIQQLLPNS, translated from the coding sequence ATGAACAAACCGAAAGCAAAGGTCATTACCATTAGCAGTGGTAAAGGTGGCGTTGGTAAATCCAGCACCGCAACCAACTTGGCCCTTTCTCTTGCAGCATTAAATAAAAAAGTCTGCGTGTTTGATGCTGACGCTAGTTTAGCTAATATAAATATCCTCTTAGGTATTCAACCAAAATTTACGCTACAACACCTTTTAAAAGGTGAAAAAAGCTTAAAAGACATCATTATTGATGGCCCTCGCGGTTTAAAAATCGTGCCCGGTGCGACAGGAATCGCAGAGTATGCCCATCTATCAGACGAGCAAAAAACTATTTTGTTGGCGGCTTTAGATAAGCTGCAGCAAGAATTTGATTATCTGATTATTGATACCGCCGCCGGCATAGCTGATGACGTTTTAGATTTTATAAAAGCATCACAGTTTTCCATTATCATTATCACACCTGAACCTACGTCTCTGACTGATTCATTTTCACTACTCAAAGTTTTAAAGCGCTCAAATTACAATCGAACATCATATATCTTAGTTAACATGGCAATGGATTTCGACAATAGCCAATCCATTTATAAACGATTCGAATCTGCCGTCAAAAAATACATTGAAGTTGATATCTCATATTTAGGATATATCCAAGTAGATGAAGCCATGATTTCATCCGTTAGCCTCCAATGCCCCACTGTGCTTTTAAGTCCCGACTCCAAAGCCACTGCTTGTTTCAAAAAACTAGCTTTAGGTTTAGATGAGGAAACCAATGGCAGCCCCATCGATTCATTCAGTGACTTTTGGCGCCAACAAGGTGGCTTTGATAATGCTAGCATTGAAACCCCATCAGAAAGCCCAAGAAACACATTCATCCTTGAGCCTAAAAAAACAGACCATACTACTCAGACTCCTACGCCCCCGCTTGATTTTGCACAAGCCGCCGCCTTTTGCATTAAAGAATTATCCAGTGGTGGTTTATCAGAACAAGAAACCATCACTTTTTGTGACACTATCAAACAGTACCAGAGCCAGCAAGTAGAGGAGCAACCCGAGCCAAGCAGCCAAATTACACCCTCGTCTGTACGTGAGTTTTATAATTACTTAGAACAAAACTCTTTTCCTAAAGATGATATTCGTGAAGTCGTCGCAACTCTCGAACAGGTATATTTTGAAAAGTATGGACAAAGCTTAAGTAGCCTAGACTCAACCACGCTAAAGTTATTTTCACAGTTCAGCGGATCCGAAGAGGATTTACTTTTTGTGAATCAACGGTTATCGGATTGTTTCCAACGCCAATTCGATAAACCCCTTTATGACGTTATTGAGCACATTCAAGGGTTAGCGTCATCTGACGAGTTTGATCGGCAAGCATTCGAGAAAACACTCAACCAGTTACTTACTGCCTATCAGCAACGCTTTTCCGATTCATACAAAACCAAAGCAGACGAAGATTTAGAACTGGCAGAAAAAGAAATTACCGCATTACAAGAAAAGCTGAACGCTCTTAAAATAGAACTCAGCAATGCAAACAACACGCTAGTGGAAAAAAACGCCTTATTAAAAAAAATCCAACAGCTGTTACCAAATTCTTAA
- the cysZ gene encoding sulfate transporter CysZ, which produces MNIESQSLTHGIRSFIAGINLIRLPGLRRFVIIPLLVNIALFSVASWLLWHYLSTAVDSMLPSWLSWLAWLIIPIFMTSVLAIVYYCFTLVANIIAAPFYGQLSKGVEAYLKGEPYVDMRSEHFLKEVFQMLGSELRKISYYLVRALPLLVLSVIPGVNVISLPLWLLFSAWFLTFEYAGYSFENHKVLFKEQKRILNQSQVNGMSFGGMSLLATVIPVVNLFAPAIAVAGATKMLYERGELD; this is translated from the coding sequence ATGAATATCGAATCTCAATCTTTAACACACGGTATCCGTAGTTTTATCGCTGGAATTAATTTAATACGCCTACCTGGTTTGAGGCGCTTTGTCATCATTCCATTGTTGGTTAATATTGCGTTGTTTAGTGTGGCCAGTTGGTTGTTATGGCACTATCTCTCAACGGCTGTCGATTCAATGTTGCCTAGCTGGTTATCGTGGTTGGCTTGGCTCATTATTCCTATTTTCATGACGAGTGTTTTAGCCATCGTTTATTATTGCTTTACACTTGTCGCGAACATTATTGCAGCGCCTTTTTATGGGCAGTTATCGAAAGGAGTTGAGGCGTATTTAAAAGGCGAGCCCTATGTGGATATGAGGAGTGAACATTTCCTAAAAGAGGTGTTTCAGATGTTGGGCTCGGAATTGCGTAAGATCAGTTACTATTTAGTGAGAGCGCTTCCTTTGTTGGTGTTATCAGTTATTCCTGGGGTGAATGTTATTAGCTTGCCTTTGTGGCTGTTATTTAGCGCGTGGTTTTTAACGTTTGAATATGCAGGGTATTCATTTGAAAATCATAAAGTCCTTTTTAAGGAACAAAAAAGGATATTGAATCAATCACAAGTGAATGGAATGAGCTTTGGTGGCATGAGTTTACTGGCAACGGTGATTCCAGTTGTTAATTTATTTGCACCGGCTATCGCGGTGGCCGGTGCAACAAAAATGCTTTATGAACGGGGTGAGTTAGATTAG
- the mtaB gene encoding tRNA (N(6)-L-threonylcarbamoyladenosine(37)-C(2))-methylthiotransferase MtaB, which produces MRVHLKTLGCRLNEAETESWANDFSAHGHTLVDEDETPDILVLNTCAVTQGAVRKSRQLIRKTHKKNPKAKLVVSGCYATLNEQETVALEGVDLLINNQQKEQLVKLTLEQLSEETMPSIATEPSEVALFSRGRQRAFIKVQDGCRYRCSFCIVTIARGDEKSKPTEQIVAEVNSIHQQGISEVVITGVHLGGYGSDIDGDLYTLVKSLLEQTKIPRIRMGSLEPWDLPDGFFELFKNPRLMPHMHLPIQSGSDTVLRRMARRCKTDEFRTLVAKARDIVPNINITSDIIVGFPGETDEEWQQTLDFVKEMKFGDLHIFTYSTREGTKAASMPQQVNGDIKKARSKTLHGLAELAKQSQMNSLVGSTVSVLWEDNHQLNVDGSTTLFGYTPNYLRVKITSLEPEKLTNHLAACKITSIEGNVFNAELI; this is translated from the coding sequence ATGCGCGTTCACCTTAAAACATTAGGCTGTCGACTTAATGAAGCAGAAACAGAGTCATGGGCAAACGATTTTAGCGCCCACGGCCACACCCTTGTTGACGAAGATGAGACACCAGATATTTTAGTACTAAATACCTGTGCGGTCACCCAAGGTGCTGTTCGAAAATCTCGTCAACTAATACGTAAAACACATAAAAAAAACCCCAAAGCGAAACTTGTCGTGAGCGGCTGTTACGCCACATTAAATGAACAAGAAACCGTTGCGCTAGAAGGTGTTGATTTACTCATAAACAATCAACAAAAAGAGCAACTTGTTAAGTTAACCCTTGAACAGCTTAGCGAAGAAACAATGCCCAGTATTGCCACTGAGCCCAGCGAAGTCGCTTTATTTTCTAGGGGGCGTCAACGCGCTTTTATTAAAGTGCAGGATGGCTGTAGGTACCGTTGTAGCTTTTGCATAGTGACCATCGCTAGGGGCGATGAAAAAAGTAAACCTACCGAACAGATCGTCGCTGAAGTAAATAGCATTCACCAACAAGGCATTTCCGAAGTTGTCATTACCGGTGTACACCTCGGAGGGTATGGCAGCGATATTGATGGCGACTTGTACACATTAGTGAAATCATTGTTAGAACAAACAAAGATTCCAAGAATACGAATGGGCTCGTTAGAGCCTTGGGATTTACCTGACGGTTTTTTTGAACTCTTCAAAAACCCCCGGTTAATGCCCCATATGCACTTGCCAATACAAAGTGGTTCGGACACTGTGTTAAGAAGAATGGCAAGGCGCTGTAAAACAGACGAATTTCGCACACTGGTTGCTAAAGCACGTGATATTGTTCCGAATATCAATATTACTTCCGACATCATTGTTGGCTTCCCCGGCGAGACAGACGAAGAATGGCAACAAACTCTCGATTTTGTTAAAGAAATGAAGTTTGGCGACCTACATATTTTCACCTACTCAACGCGGGAAGGCACAAAAGCCGCCTCAATGCCTCAACAAGTAAACGGTGACATAAAGAAAGCTCGAAGTAAAACACTGCATGGGCTTGCTGAATTAGCAAAGCAATCACAAATGAACAGCTTAGTTGGCTCAACGGTTTCTGTGTTGTGGGAAGACAACCATCAACTCAATGTCGACGGCTCAACAACATTATTTGGTTATACGCCCAACTACCTCCGAGTAAAAATAACCAGCTTAGAACCCGAGAAACTGACTAACCACCTCGCCGCCTGCAAAATAACATCCATTGAAGGTAACGTTTTTAATGCTGAGCTAATCTAA
- a CDS encoding alpha/beta fold hydrolase, producing the protein MSNDSKNKIEPEQYEINPDTYHWTYHAMKTLFKVFSLTIRTHGNTSSWLEGDIFLFNHFARFEAFIPQYLIYEKTNLYSRSIASKELFSDNIFGRYLIELGGIPNDADALMYLTAKGVLSNQKLVAFPEGGIVKDRRILDDKGRYRIYSRSGDERRKLHTGPAVIALAIAIFKQAVRDIRQQENSDILSLWAQELGFDNEQKLLETCEKPTVIIPCNITFYPLRIGDNALNNSVQFFVDNLHKRLSEELLIEGNFLFKDTDMDIRLGKPIIAENYWTRLESTITTAFIKNSDLTLKQILNKAENDNTWSNLLFRLSYQRNAHKIRDDYMHAIYSNVTINIAHIAATFIMHFIDKGKTHVNKKKLHELIYHTIKVLQGDRSLSFHKTLKNPSIYRNLLMTKSETFNQFLRSAYKANILEASGAYYNFTEQLSSEHDFDSIRYKNPMVVNANEVSAIPQINQSIKRSLTFNFKKQLDEFAQMLFEDELLEYQWDLAQFTDTKHQEINQQQHINEQAALPYLLKPTKNNGQCIVLIHGLLSTPAELRELAEKFFKLGYIVVGCRLKGHGTSPWDLHERTWQDWRQSVRQSIKIAHCYSKQVHLIGFSSGSLLALITAANSRLNISSVTACSTPIMLKDPLIQFVKVADTANKIIKKISGSEGILPFTENSPEHPHINYHSTPVAAINQLLILIDKTTVRLKKLRCPVFLLQGDNDPVVDSMSMATLIKRIPSQLLSYQWISSSRHGILHENSDDCQQKVLDFICKQDK; encoded by the coding sequence ATGAGCAACGACTCAAAAAATAAAATCGAACCTGAGCAATATGAGATAAATCCAGACACCTACCACTGGACATATCACGCAATGAAAACCTTATTCAAGGTTTTCAGCCTTACCATACGGACACATGGAAACACATCATCTTGGTTAGAGGGCGATATCTTTCTATTCAATCACTTTGCTCGCTTTGAGGCATTCATTCCACAGTATCTCATCTACGAAAAAACCAACTTATATTCTAGATCGATAGCGTCAAAAGAATTATTTTCTGATAATATTTTCGGGCGTTATTTAATAGAACTAGGCGGCATACCTAACGATGCAGACGCCCTTATGTACCTTACGGCAAAAGGCGTTTTATCAAACCAAAAACTGGTCGCCTTTCCAGAGGGCGGCATAGTAAAAGACCGCCGAATCCTTGATGATAAAGGCCGTTATCGTATTTATTCACGATCAGGCGATGAACGCCGAAAATTACACACTGGGCCAGCCGTTATCGCGTTAGCCATTGCTATTTTCAAACAAGCGGTTCGTGATATTAGGCAACAAGAAAACAGCGATATATTATCTTTATGGGCCCAAGAGTTAGGTTTTGATAACGAGCAGAAGTTATTAGAAACCTGTGAGAAGCCCACCGTTATTATCCCATGCAACATTACCTTTTATCCCTTACGTATCGGTGATAACGCACTCAACAACAGCGTTCAATTCTTTGTTGATAACTTACATAAGCGCTTATCTGAAGAGCTATTAATAGAAGGTAATTTTTTATTTAAAGATACCGATATGGATATCCGGTTGGGCAAACCCATCATTGCAGAAAACTATTGGACGCGGCTTGAGTCCACTATTACAACCGCTTTTATCAAAAATTCAGATTTAACACTGAAGCAAATATTAAATAAAGCTGAAAATGACAATACATGGAGTAACTTATTGTTTCGGCTCAGCTATCAGCGCAATGCACATAAAATTCGCGATGATTATATGCATGCAATTTATAGCAATGTCACCATTAATATTGCTCATATTGCCGCTACATTTATTATGCATTTCATTGATAAGGGAAAAACTCACGTCAACAAAAAAAAGCTGCATGAACTGATTTACCACACCATTAAGGTATTACAAGGAGATCGCTCGTTAAGTTTCCATAAAACACTTAAAAACCCCTCTATTTATCGTAATTTGTTAATGACAAAAAGCGAAACATTTAATCAGTTTTTAAGAAGTGCCTATAAGGCGAACATACTTGAAGCATCCGGAGCCTACTATAACTTTACCGAGCAACTATCATCGGAACACGACTTTGACAGTATTCGTTATAAAAACCCAATGGTTGTTAATGCCAATGAAGTTTCGGCCATTCCTCAAATAAATCAATCCATCAAACGCAGCCTAACTTTTAATTTCAAGAAGCAATTAGATGAGTTTGCACAGATGCTCTTTGAAGACGAACTACTTGAATATCAATGGGATCTTGCACAATTTACCGACACAAAGCACCAAGAAATCAACCAACAACAGCACATTAACGAACAAGCCGCGCTCCCCTACCTATTAAAGCCAACAAAAAATAATGGCCAATGCATTGTACTCATCCACGGCCTGCTATCCACTCCGGCCGAGCTTAGAGAATTAGCTGAGAAGTTCTTCAAACTAGGCTACATCGTTGTTGGCTGCCGGCTCAAGGGACACGGTACATCGCCTTGGGATTTACACGAAAGAACGTGGCAAGACTGGCGTCAATCGGTCCGCCAAAGTATAAAAATAGCACACTGTTACAGCAAACAAGTGCACCTCATCGGTTTCTCTAGCGGTAGTTTATTAGCACTGATAACCGCAGCAAACAGTCGCCTTAATATCTCATCGGTAACGGCGTGCTCTACGCCTATTATGCTTAAAGACCCTTTGATTCAATTCGTGAAAGTGGCCGATACGGCAAATAAAATCATAAAAAAGATCAGTGGGTCTGAAGGCATTTTACCCTTTACAGAAAACTCACCCGAGCACCCGCATATTAATTATCACAGCACCCCTGTCGCAGCAATTAACCAACTATTGATATTAATTGATAAAACGACTGTCCGATTAAAGAAGCTACGTTGCCCAGTTTTTTTACTTCAGGGCGATAATGACCCTGTCGTTGATTCCATGAGCATGGCAACACTTATTAAGCGCATACCCAGCCAATTATTATCCTACCAATGGATCAGTTCCAGTCGACACGGGATCTTGCACGAGAATAGCGACGATTGCCAACAAAAAGTCCTCGACTTTATCTGTAAACAAGACAAATAG
- a CDS encoding 4'-phosphopantetheinyl transferase superfamily protein, translating into MVSFTQKITHQIPGLKKGDVHVWRLALNGSIGQGQQAILSSNEIDKINRLRNQQHRAHALLMRVQLRQLLSRYLDLNSNEIKFSYREYGKPYLADASLSFNVSDSGSQALVAVSLTDELGVDIENWRTMANLAGMVRRNFSANEQQQWLDVLDKDQEATFFDLWTRKEAFIKATGRGLGMGVARCGFSLLKPNDLLECPVEYGNPSEWSCVSLDVGERVSASLVIRAQHCQPTLYTFEPENLPTII; encoded by the coding sequence ATGGTGAGTTTTACTCAAAAAATTACACATCAAATACCGGGTTTAAAAAAGGGTGACGTTCATGTGTGGCGGCTTGCTTTAAACGGTTCAATAGGACAAGGTCAGCAAGCTATATTAAGTAGTAATGAAATTGACAAGATAAACCGGTTAAGAAACCAACAACATAGAGCGCACGCTCTATTGATGAGGGTTCAGCTAAGGCAGTTACTATCGCGGTATTTAGACTTAAACTCCAACGAGATAAAGTTTTCATATCGAGAGTATGGAAAACCTTACCTTGCTGATGCTAGCTTGTCATTCAATGTCTCAGATTCAGGCTCGCAAGCGTTAGTGGCCGTGAGTTTGACTGATGAACTTGGTGTGGATATTGAAAATTGGCGGACTATGGCTAACTTAGCGGGCATGGTAAGACGAAATTTTTCCGCTAATGAGCAACAACAATGGTTAGATGTTCTTGATAAGGATCAAGAAGCGACATTTTTTGATCTTTGGACGCGTAAAGAAGCCTTTATTAAAGCAACAGGAAGGGGGCTTGGAATGGGAGTGGCGCGTTGTGGGTTTAGTTTATTGAAGCCTAACGATCTGTTGGAATGCCCAGTTGAATACGGTAACCCATCTGAATGGTCGTGTGTATCGTTAGATGTAGGCGAGAGGGTGAGTGCATCCCTTGTTATTAGAGCGCAACATTGTCAACCAACTCTCTATACATTTGAGCCTGAAAATCTCCCCACAATTATCTAA